The Aeromicrobium senzhongii genome includes a window with the following:
- a CDS encoding PHP domain-containing protein, with product MGSVDPVEALRETAFWLERERASSYRVEAFRKAAAALGDLPPEEISERARTGALGRMKGLGPRTTTVVEQALSGEVPAYLSDLRERNTEPLASGGTEVRKLLRGDLHSHSDWSDGGSSIEEMAGAAAWRGREYQAITDHSPRLTVANGLSRERLEIQLEVIAEVDARLDDLTLLTGIEVDIHLDGSLDQDDDLLGRLDVVVASVHSKLAMDAPSMTRRMLAAVANPHTDVLGHCTGRLVEGGRGTRRQSQFDAEEVFRACADHGVAVEINSRPERQDPPDELIDLANELGCLFAIDTDAHAPGQLDFLDHGAARAAARDIDPDRIVTTWPLDRLRTWLDRSR from the coding sequence ATGGGGTCCGTGGACCCCGTCGAAGCACTGCGTGAGACCGCGTTCTGGCTCGAGCGAGAGCGAGCCTCCAGCTATCGCGTCGAGGCCTTCCGCAAGGCCGCCGCCGCCCTGGGCGACCTGCCGCCCGAGGAGATCTCCGAGCGGGCGCGGACAGGCGCGCTCGGTCGGATGAAGGGGCTCGGTCCCCGCACCACCACGGTCGTCGAGCAGGCCCTCTCCGGCGAGGTCCCGGCCTATCTGTCAGACCTGCGTGAGCGGAACACCGAGCCGCTGGCCAGCGGCGGCACCGAGGTGCGGAAACTGTTGCGCGGCGACCTGCACAGCCACTCCGACTGGTCCGACGGCGGCAGCTCGATCGAGGAGATGGCCGGCGCGGCGGCCTGGCGTGGCCGCGAGTACCAGGCCATCACCGACCACTCACCGCGCCTGACCGTCGCCAACGGTCTCAGCCGCGAGCGGCTGGAGATACAGCTGGAGGTCATCGCCGAGGTCGACGCCCGTCTCGACGACCTCACCTTGCTGACGGGGATCGAGGTCGACATCCACCTCGACGGCTCCCTGGACCAGGACGACGACCTGTTGGGCCGGCTCGACGTCGTGGTCGCCAGCGTCCACTCCAAGCTCGCGATGGACGCGCCCTCCATGACCCGGCGCATGCTGGCCGCCGTGGCGAACCCGCACACCGACGTGCTGGGCCACTGCACGGGTCGTCTGGTCGAGGGCGGTCGCGGCACGCGTCGCCAGTCGCAGTTCGACGCCGAGGAGGTCTTCCGGGCCTGCGCCGATCACGGCGTGGCGGTCGAGATCAACTCGCGGCCCGAGCGCCAGGATCCGCCGGACGAGCTCATCGACCTCGCGAACGAGCTGGGCTGCCTGTTCGCGATCGACACCGACGCGCACGCGCCGGGGCAGCTGGACTTCCTCGACCACGGGGCGGCCCGGGCCGCCGCCCGGGACATCGACCCCGACCGGATCGTCACGACGTGGCCGCTCGACCGGCTGCGGACCTGGCTGGACCGCTCGCGCTGA
- a CDS encoding LysE/ArgO family amino acid transporter: MLHALVTGMVTGLSLIVVIGAQNAFVLRQGIRRAHVVLVVAICATSDVVLILAGVVGIGAIVDRAGWVIDVVTWLGVAFLVWYGIASIRRASRPERLEATGRTVGLRRAVALQALALTWLNPHVYLDTVVLLGSIAQTHGPVDRWWFAAGACLGSVVWFSCLGLGATKLAPLLARPRAWQVLDLLIGVVMFVIAASLIW, encoded by the coding sequence GTGCTGCACGCTCTCGTCACCGGGATGGTGACCGGTCTGTCCCTCATCGTCGTCATCGGCGCCCAGAACGCCTTCGTCCTGCGCCAGGGGATCAGGCGGGCCCACGTCGTCCTCGTCGTCGCGATCTGCGCGACCTCGGACGTGGTCCTGATCCTGGCCGGTGTCGTCGGCATCGGGGCGATCGTCGACCGCGCGGGCTGGGTCATCGACGTCGTCACGTGGCTCGGCGTCGCCTTCCTGGTCTGGTACGGCATCGCGTCGATCCGGCGGGCGAGCCGCCCGGAGCGGCTGGAGGCCACCGGACGCACCGTGGGCCTGCGCCGGGCGGTCGCGCTGCAGGCACTGGCGCTGACGTGGTTGAACCCGCACGTCTACCTCGACACCGTCGTCCTGCTCGGCTCGATCGCGCAGACCCACGGGCCCGTCGACCGCTGGTGGTTCGCGGCGGGCGCGTGTCTGGGCAGCGTGGTGTGGTTCTCGTGCCTGGGCCTGGGCGCCACGAAGCTGGCGCCGTTGTTGGCTCGTCCGCGCGCCTGGCAGGTGCTGGACCTGCTGATCGGCGTCGTCATGTTCGTCATCGCCGCGAGCCTGATCTGGTGA
- the era gene encoding GTPase Era — protein MSTPEGFRSGFACFVGRPNAGKSTLTNALVGGKIAITSSRPQTTRHAIRGLVNRENAQLVLVDTPGLHKPRTLLGQRLNDLVRTTWAEVDTVGMCLPANEKIGPGDRYLIKEIAALRRKPVFAIATKTDLVSPERLIQHLSDIAAAGEEAGLTWREVVPVSAVSGEQVDLLASLLIDTLPQGPALYPEGQLTDEPEATLIAEIIREAALEDVREELPHSLAVVVEEVVPREDRPADRPLLDVRANVYVERDSQKGIIIGKKGARLKQIGIDSRGQIERLLGTPVHLDLHVKVAKDWQRDPKQLRKLGF, from the coding sequence ATGAGCACGCCCGAGGGATTCCGCTCCGGCTTCGCCTGCTTCGTCGGCCGGCCGAACGCGGGCAAGTCGACCCTGACGAACGCCCTGGTCGGCGGCAAGATCGCCATCACGTCGTCGCGCCCGCAGACCACGCGCCACGCCATCCGCGGGCTGGTCAACCGCGAGAACGCGCAGCTCGTCCTGGTGGACACCCCCGGCCTGCACAAGCCGCGCACCCTGCTGGGCCAGCGGCTCAACGACCTGGTCCGCACCACGTGGGCCGAGGTCGACACCGTCGGCATGTGCCTGCCCGCGAACGAGAAGATCGGCCCGGGCGACCGTTACCTGATCAAGGAGATCGCCGCGCTGCGCCGCAAGCCGGTGTTCGCGATCGCGACCAAGACCGACCTGGTGTCGCCGGAGCGGCTGATCCAGCACCTGTCCGACATCGCCGCGGCCGGCGAGGAGGCCGGACTGACGTGGCGCGAGGTCGTGCCGGTGTCCGCCGTCTCCGGCGAGCAGGTCGACCTGCTCGCCTCGCTGCTGATCGACACCCTGCCGCAGGGCCCGGCGCTGTACCCCGAGGGACAGCTGACCGACGAGCCCGAGGCCACCTTGATCGCCGAGATCATCCGTGAGGCGGCGCTCGAGGACGTCCGTGAGGAGCTGCCGCACTCGTTGGCCGTGGTCGTCGAGGAGGTCGTCCCGCGCGAGGACCGCCCGGCCGACCGGCCGCTGCTGGACGTGCGCGCCAACGTCTACGTCGAGCGCGACAGCCAGAAGGGCATCATCATCGGCAAGAAGGGCGCCCGGCTCAAGCAGATCGGGATCGACTCCCGCGGCCAGATCGAGCGGCTCCTCGGCACGCCGGTGCACCTGGACCTGCACGTCAAGGTGGCCAAGGACTGGCAGCGCGATCCCAAGCAGCTGCGCAAGCTCGGCTTCTGA
- a CDS encoding hemolysin family protein, with protein sequence MTGTGALLLAVVLVFLAGLLVAVEAAISTFSRARADELTEEGVSGAKRLARILEDPAPYLNSVLLLRIVSETAGVVLVAAVVADRVAGYWHNVLIAGGIMSVVSFVAIGVGPRTLGRQHSEKIAVASAGPVIWLTVLLGPVPRLLIHLGNALTPGRGFAEGPFASEVEVRELVDLAAASSVIESGESKMIQSVFELGDTIVREVMVPRTDLVYIESHKTLRQAMSLGLRSGFSRIPVTGENLDDVIGMAYLKDITKRVFDNHAAETTEKVDSICRPVVFVPDTKPADDLLREMQAQRTHVAIVIDEFGGTAGLVTIEDILEEIVGEITDEYDDEPDEREQLADGAWRVSARFDVDDLEELFGIPVRDEDVDSVGGLMAKHLGTVPIPGAVVEVDGLRLEAQAPVGRRNRIGRVVVSRVEPLDVTADA encoded by the coding sequence ATGACCGGCACCGGCGCCCTGTTGCTGGCTGTCGTCCTCGTCTTCCTCGCAGGTCTGCTGGTGGCGGTCGAGGCCGCGATCTCGACCTTCTCGCGCGCCCGCGCCGACGAGCTCACCGAGGAGGGCGTCAGCGGCGCCAAGCGACTCGCGCGCATCCTCGAAGACCCCGCGCCCTACCTGAACTCGGTCCTGCTGCTGCGCATCGTCTCCGAGACGGCCGGCGTGGTCCTGGTGGCCGCGGTCGTGGCCGACCGGGTCGCGGGCTACTGGCACAACGTCCTGATCGCCGGCGGCATCATGTCCGTCGTCTCGTTCGTCGCGATCGGCGTCGGGCCGCGCACCCTGGGCCGCCAGCACTCCGAGAAGATCGCCGTCGCCTCGGCCGGGCCCGTCATCTGGCTGACGGTCCTGCTGGGACCGGTGCCCCGGCTGCTGATCCACCTCGGCAACGCGCTGACCCCCGGCCGTGGCTTCGCCGAGGGCCCGTTCGCCTCCGAGGTCGAGGTCCGCGAGCTGGTCGACCTGGCCGCCGCCTCGTCGGTCATCGAGTCCGGTGAGTCCAAGATGATCCAGTCGGTCTTCGAGCTGGGCGACACGATCGTGCGCGAGGTGATGGTCCCGCGCACCGACCTGGTCTACATCGAGAGCCACAAGACCTTGCGCCAGGCGATGTCCCTGGGCCTGCGCAGCGGCTTCTCGCGCATCCCGGTCACGGGCGAGAACCTCGACGACGTCATCGGCATGGCGTACCTCAAGGACATCACCAAGCGCGTCTTCGACAACCACGCCGCCGAGACGACCGAGAAGGTCGACTCGATCTGCCGCCCCGTGGTCTTCGTGCCCGACACGAAGCCCGCCGACGACCTGCTGCGCGAGATGCAGGCCCAGCGCACGCACGTGGCCATCGTCATCGACGAGTTCGGCGGCACGGCCGGACTGGTCACGATCGAGGACATCCTCGAGGAGATCGTCGGCGAGATCACCGACGAGTACGACGACGAGCCGGACGAGCGCGAGCAGTTGGCCGACGGTGCGTGGCGGGTCAGCGCGCGCTTCGACGTGGACGATCTCGAGGAGCTCTTCGGCATCCCGGTGCGCGACGAGGACGTCGACTCGGTGGGCGGCCTCATGGCCAAGCACCTGGGCACGGTGCCCATCCCCGGAGCGGTCGTCGAGGTCGACGGACTGCGTCTGGAGGCACAGGCGCCGGTGGGTCGACGCAACCGGATCGGCCGTGTGGTCGTGTCCCGCGTCGAGCCGCTCGACGTGACCGCCGACGCCTGA
- a CDS encoding AAA family ATPase, which produces MDFAAAAQSVLDNVATVIDGKQHAIETALVVMLAEGHLLIEDVPGVGKTALARALARSVDCSVRRIQFTPDLLPSDVTGVSVFNQAVSEFEFKPGSVFANIVIGDEINRASPKTQSALLEAMEERQVSVDGTTYPLPAPFMVVATQNPFEMEGTYLLPEAQRDRFMARISLGYPDADAELAMLRDRDLSDPAALLQPVVMADDLQQMIIHVRAVHVAESVERYIVALARATRESGDLRLGASPRATLQLVRAAKALAALRDREFVLPDDVAELAPLVLAHRLVPLRGGGSTDEVVADVLRRVPV; this is translated from the coding sequence ATGGACTTCGCCGCAGCAGCACAGTCCGTTCTCGACAACGTCGCCACGGTCATCGATGGCAAGCAGCACGCCATCGAGACAGCTCTCGTCGTGATGCTGGCCGAGGGACATCTGCTGATCGAGGACGTCCCCGGGGTGGGCAAGACGGCCCTCGCGCGTGCCCTGGCCCGCTCGGTCGACTGCTCCGTGCGCCGCATCCAGTTCACCCCCGACCTGCTGCCCTCGGACGTCACCGGAGTCTCGGTTTTCAACCAGGCGGTGTCCGAGTTCGAGTTCAAGCCCGGCTCCGTCTTCGCCAACATCGTGATCGGCGACGAGATCAACCGGGCCTCGCCCAAGACCCAGTCCGCGCTGCTCGAGGCGATGGAGGAGCGCCAGGTCTCGGTCGATGGCACGACGTACCCGCTGCCGGCGCCGTTCATGGTCGTGGCCACCCAGAACCCGTTCGAGATGGAGGGCACCTACCTGCTGCCCGAGGCCCAGCGCGACCGGTTCATGGCCCGGATCTCCTTGGGCTACCCCGACGCCGACGCCGAGTTGGCGATGCTGCGCGACCGCGACCTGAGCGATCCGGCCGCCCTGCTCCAGCCGGTCGTGATGGCCGACGACCTGCAGCAGATGATCATCCACGTCCGCGCGGTCCACGTCGCCGAGTCGGTCGAGCGCTACATCGTCGCGTTGGCTCGAGCCACCCGCGAGTCCGGCGACCTGCGGCTCGGCGCCAGCCCGCGCGCGACGCTGCAGCTGGTCCGGGCCGCCAAGGCCCTCGCGGCCCTGCGCGATCGCGAGTTCGTGCTGCCGGACGACGTCGCCGAGCTGGCCCCACTGGTCCTGGCCCACCGCCTGGTCCCCCTGCGCGGAGGCGGCTCGACCGATGAGGTCGTCGCGGACGTGCTGCGCCGGGTCCCGGTCTGA
- the ybeY gene encoding rRNA maturation RNase YbeY — translation MTVDVLNESGVEVDVADLTSLCRFVMRRMRLHPQTEMTLRLVDTDTIAVLNEQWMGKQGPTDVLSFPMDELTPGDGDGDRGEAGYLGDIALCPQIAEQQAPAAGHERDDEMALLTVHGMLHLLGYDHAEPQEHAEMFGIQGRLLLEWADPALREP, via the coding sequence ATGACCGTCGACGTTCTCAATGAGTCCGGCGTCGAGGTCGACGTCGCCGACCTGACGTCGCTGTGCCGGTTCGTCATGCGCCGCATGCGCCTGCACCCGCAGACCGAGATGACCCTGCGCCTGGTCGACACCGACACCATCGCCGTGCTCAACGAGCAGTGGATGGGCAAGCAGGGCCCCACCGACGTCCTGTCGTTCCCGATGGACGAGCTGACCCCCGGCGACGGTGACGGTGACCGCGGGGAGGCGGGCTACCTGGGCGACATCGCCCTGTGCCCGCAGATCGCCGAGCAGCAGGCGCCGGCCGCGGGTCACGAGCGCGACGACGAGATGGCCCTGTTGACCGTCCACGGCATGCTGCACCTGCTCGGGTACGACCATGCCGAGCCGCAGGAGCATGCCGAGATGTTCGGCATCCAGGGCCGGCTGCTGCTGGAGTGGGCCGACCCGGCCCTGCGGGAACCGTGA
- a CDS encoding LysR family transcriptional regulator ArgP — translation MDLSPAQLATLVAIADHGSFEAAAQRLHITPSAVSQRVRALENAVGRVLVGRGSPCTPTEAGTALVRLGRQLELVFAEALTDDGPTDLALAVNADSLATWFRPVLAEVAAWGDVALKLRVEDEGHSHDLLRRGEVVGAITSDPAPVQGCSVTPLGTMHYLPVAHPRLLDRFGGRPDRAALPMVVFNSKDRLQHEELRRHTDAEPRVVHEVPSSDDFRAAIEAGLGWGLLPRDQATAGIEAGALARLGRSTTRVALYWQRWKLDSPLLDRISERLRQHAPR, via the coding sequence GTGGACCTCTCCCCCGCCCAGCTGGCCACCCTCGTCGCGATCGCCGATCACGGCTCCTTCGAGGCTGCGGCCCAGCGCCTGCACATCACGCCCAGCGCCGTGAGCCAGCGCGTCCGAGCCCTCGAGAACGCCGTCGGCCGCGTGCTCGTCGGCCGCGGCTCGCCGTGCACGCCCACCGAGGCCGGCACCGCACTCGTCCGACTCGGTCGACAGCTGGAGCTGGTCTTCGCCGAGGCCCTCACCGACGACGGACCGACCGACCTGGCCCTGGCGGTCAACGCCGACTCGCTCGCGACGTGGTTCCGTCCGGTCCTGGCCGAGGTCGCCGCCTGGGGCGACGTCGCACTGAAGCTGCGGGTCGAGGACGAGGGTCACAGCCACGACCTGCTGCGCCGCGGCGAGGTCGTCGGCGCGATCACGAGCGACCCGGCGCCCGTCCAGGGCTGCTCGGTGACGCCGCTGGGCACGATGCACTACCTGCCCGTCGCCCACCCCCGCCTGCTGGACCGGTTCGGCGGACGCCCCGACCGGGCGGCCCTGCCGATGGTCGTGTTCAACAGCAAGGACCGGCTGCAGCACGAGGAGCTGCGGCGGCACACCGACGCCGAGCCGCGGGTCGTGCACGAGGTGCCGTCCTCGGACGACTTCCGGGCGGCGATCGAGGCCGGCCTGGGCTGGGGCCTGCTGCCTCGCGACCAGGCGACGGCCGGGATCGAGGCCGGCGCCCTGGCCCGGCTGGGGCGTTCGACCACGCGCGTCGCGCTGTACTGGCAGCGCTGGAAGCTCGACTCGCCCCTGCTCGACCGGATCAGCGAGCGCCTGCGGCAGCACGCGCCGCGCTGA
- a CDS encoding PhoH family protein — MTQDISEARHTVTIPASVPLVSLFGPADEFLRLMESAFEAKIHARGNEVTLIGEPAEMALVERLLDELVTILRTGQALNAETVERSITMLRTETQERPADVLSHNILSSRGRTIRPKTLNQKKYVDAIDEHTIVFGIGPAGTGKTYLAMAKAVQALQAKEVTRIILTRPAVEAGERLGYLPGTLSEKIDPYLRPLYDALHDMLDPETIPKLLTSGVIEVAPLAYMRGRTLNDAFIILDEAQNTTAEQMKMFLTRLGFGSKMVVTGDVTQVDLPGGATSGLRIVQQILGEVRDVHFSRLTSNDVVRHKLVGRIVAAYDDYEAKGRPAAESAGGAHDRRRSQ; from the coding sequence ATGACACAAGACATCTCCGAGGCCCGGCACACGGTCACGATCCCCGCCTCCGTCCCCCTGGTCTCCCTGTTCGGTCCGGCCGACGAGTTCCTGCGTCTGATGGAGTCCGCCTTCGAGGCGAAGATCCATGCCCGTGGCAACGAGGTCACCCTCATCGGCGAGCCCGCCGAGATGGCGCTCGTCGAGCGTCTCCTCGACGAGCTCGTGACGATCCTGCGCACGGGTCAGGCGCTCAACGCCGAGACCGTCGAGCGCAGCATCACCATGCTGCGCACCGAGACGCAGGAGCGCCCCGCCGACGTGCTGAGCCACAACATCCTGTCGAGCCGGGGCCGCACGATCCGTCCCAAGACGCTCAACCAGAAGAAGTACGTCGACGCGATCGACGAGCACACCATCGTGTTCGGCATCGGGCCCGCCGGCACCGGCAAGACCTACCTCGCGATGGCCAAGGCCGTGCAGGCGCTGCAGGCCAAGGAGGTCACCCGCATCATCTTGACCCGGCCCGCGGTCGAGGCCGGCGAGCGGCTGGGCTACCTGCCCGGCACGCTCAGCGAGAAGATCGACCCGTACCTGCGTCCGCTCTACGACGCGCTGCACGACATGCTCGATCCCGAGACGATCCCCAAGCTGCTGACGTCGGGCGTCATCGAGGTCGCGCCGCTGGCGTACATGCGCGGCCGCACGCTCAACGACGCGTTCATCATCCTCGACGAGGCGCAGAACACCACCGCCGAGCAGATGAAGATGTTCCTGACCCGTCTGGGCTTCGGCTCCAAGATGGTCGTCACCGGCGACGTCACGCAGGTCGACCTGCCCGGTGGCGCCACGAGCGGCCTGCGCATCGTGCAGCAGATCCTCGGCGAGGTGCGCGACGTGCACTTCAGCCGGTTGACGAGCAACGACGTGGTCCGCCACAAGCTGGTCGGCCGCATCGTGGCCGCCTACGACGACTACGAGGCGAAGGGCCGGCCCGCCGCCGAGTCCGCCGGGGGAGCACATGACCGTCGACGTTCTCAATGA
- a CDS encoding flavodoxin family protein, which translates to MARLLVVQHCPTPRLSLIGDAVLAGARDDAIEGVEVVVRPALEATVEDVLAADGYLLGTSANLGYLSGALKHFFDTVYDDVREPTAKRPFSYWIRGGYDTTGAERAMESITTGLQWTPAASPLVFTGDVEPHLAAATELGGTLAALLMD; encoded by the coding sequence ATGGCTCGCCTCCTCGTCGTCCAGCACTGCCCGACCCCGCGCCTGTCCCTGATCGGCGACGCGGTGCTGGCCGGGGCCCGCGACGACGCCATCGAAGGCGTCGAGGTCGTCGTGCGGCCCGCCCTCGAGGCGACGGTCGAGGACGTGCTCGCGGCCGACGGCTATCTGCTGGGCACGAGCGCGAACCTGGGCTATCTCTCGGGTGCGCTCAAGCACTTCTTCGACACCGTCTACGACGACGTGCGCGAGCCCACCGCCAAGCGGCCGTTCTCGTACTGGATCCGGGGCGGTTACGACACGACCGGCGCCGAGCGCGCCATGGAGTCGATCACGACGGGCCTGCAGTGGACGCCGGCGGCCAGCCCTCTGGTCTTCACCGGGGACGTGGAGCCGCACCTGGCCGCAGCGACCGAGCTGGGCGGCACGCTGGCCGCGCTGCTGATGGACTGA
- a CDS encoding HIT domain-containing protein, producing the protein MAAECIFCKIVAGEIPADVVAESEHTLAFRDINPKAPVHVLVVPKVHQRDAAALAQAEPAIAAELLAQTRAIAAQEGYEDYNLVFNTGANAGQTVFHAHAHVLAGVDVSKLFLA; encoded by the coding sequence ATGGCTGCTGAATGCATCTTCTGCAAGATCGTCGCGGGCGAGATCCCGGCCGACGTCGTCGCCGAGAGCGAGCACACGCTGGCGTTCCGCGACATCAACCCCAAGGCGCCCGTGCACGTGCTGGTCGTGCCGAAGGTCCACCAGCGCGACGCCGCCGCGCTCGCGCAGGCCGAGCCGGCGATCGCCGCCGAGCTGCTGGCCCAGACGCGGGCCATCGCGGCGCAGGAGGGGTACGAGGACTACAACCTGGTCTTCAACACCGGTGCGAACGCCGGCCAGACCGTCTTCCACGCCCATGCCCACGTGCTGGCCGGGGTCGACGTCTCCAAGCTCTTCCTGGCCTGA
- a CDS encoding cytidine deaminase — translation MDLPPEDAKLVTLARTSRARLDVAQGAAVRDLDGRTYAAATVNLDTLTISAVDLAVAMAVSSGAKGLEAVALVTEGDVPVGLDAVIEFGGVGVTVVVADPKGTVDTVLTT, via the coding sequence ATGGATCTTCCCCCAGAGGACGCGAAGCTCGTGACGCTCGCCCGGACCTCGCGAGCCCGTCTCGACGTCGCCCAGGGGGCCGCCGTCCGCGACCTCGACGGTCGCACCTACGCCGCCGCGACGGTCAACCTCGACACCCTGACGATCTCGGCCGTCGATCTGGCCGTCGCCATGGCGGTGTCCTCGGGCGCCAAGGGCCTCGAGGCCGTCGCGCTCGTGACCGAGGGCGACGTGCCCGTCGGTCTGGACGCGGTCATCGAGTTCGGCGGCGTGGGCGTCACGGTCGTGGTCGCCGATCCGAAGGGCACGGTCGACACGGTGCTGACCACATGA
- a CDS encoding DUF58 domain-containing protein, producing the protein MWLTGRSVALIATAALSLSLAFLAGIPALLYVTGLCAGLVVVALLLAVLARPRLEVRRTIEPAIVEPDEPVEVVVDLAVRSGVPVVTGRWRDRVPSTVLGTATGTVPVAQGSRVRIAYEVRGRRRGSHEVGPFSVVVGDAFGLVERSLSAGERDRFVVLPRRRALDVRGGPAGTTEGTTRLRATSGLGQDDVIARPYLPGDALKRWHWKATAHHGEPMVRQEESQMRPTMLVVLDADPRVHDHAGFEWSVSAAASVVAHYGERGFDVDLACGPSLVSLESGHGVQDALVTLALAEPDTAPLIVPSRERTTIVLSGALDSAAATRLVAAVPSRDTIAFVARSTTAEARSVLVAAGWHVVVRDSGDDLAATWETAMGVTSR; encoded by the coding sequence ATGTGGCTCACCGGTCGGTCCGTCGCCCTCATCGCCACCGCGGCGCTGAGTCTGTCGCTGGCGTTCCTGGCCGGGATCCCCGCCCTGCTCTACGTCACCGGCCTGTGCGCCGGGCTCGTGGTGGTGGCGCTGCTGCTGGCGGTGCTGGCCCGTCCCCGGCTCGAGGTCAGGCGCACGATCGAGCCCGCCATCGTCGAGCCCGACGAGCCGGTCGAGGTCGTGGTGGACCTGGCGGTGCGCTCGGGCGTCCCCGTCGTGACCGGCCGGTGGCGCGACCGGGTGCCGAGCACGGTCCTGGGCACGGCCACCGGAACCGTCCCGGTCGCGCAGGGGTCCCGGGTCCGGATCGCGTACGAAGTGCGCGGGCGACGCCGGGGCAGCCACGAGGTCGGTCCGTTCTCGGTGGTGGTCGGTGACGCGTTCGGCCTGGTCGAGCGATCGCTGAGTGCGGGGGAGCGCGACCGGTTCGTGGTCCTGCCCAGGCGCCGGGCCCTGGACGTCCGGGGCGGTCCGGCCGGCACCACGGAGGGGACGACCCGCCTGCGCGCGACCTCGGGCCTGGGCCAGGACGACGTCATCGCGCGGCCCTACCTGCCGGGCGACGCCCTCAAGCGGTGGCACTGGAAGGCCACGGCGCACCACGGCGAGCCCATGGTCCGCCAGGAGGAGTCGCAGATGCGGCCCACGATGCTGGTCGTCCTCGACGCGGATCCGCGGGTGCACGACCACGCGGGCTTCGAGTGGAGCGTCTCGGCGGCGGCCTCGGTCGTGGCGCACTACGGCGAGCGCGGCTTCGACGTCGACCTGGCCTGCGGCCCGTCCCTGGTCTCGCTGGAGTCCGGTCACGGGGTGCAGGACGCCCTCGTGACCCTGGCCCTGGCCGAGCCGGACACCGCGCCCCTGATCGTCCCGAGCCGCGAGCGCACCACCATCGTCCTGAGCGGAGCGCTCGACAGCGCGGCCGCCACCCGACTCGTCGCGGCGGTCCCGTCGCGCGACACGATCGCCTTCGTCGCCCGCTCCACCACGGCCGAGGCCCGCTCGGTGCTGGTCGCCGCCGGCTGGCACGTCGTCGTCCGCGACTCCGGCGACGACCTCGCCGCGACGTGGGAGACCGCGATGGGGGTGACCTCGCGATGA